A genomic region of Trifolium pratense cultivar HEN17-A07 linkage group LG3, ARS_RC_1.1, whole genome shotgun sequence contains the following coding sequences:
- the LOC123913692 gene encoding transcription factor bHLH121 isoform X1 — MDCTPARKTQKADREKLRRDRLNEQFVELGNILDPDRPKNDKATILGDTVQLLKDLTSQVSKLKDEYTMLNEESRELSQEKNDLREEKASLKSDIENLNNQYQLQLRTMYPWPAMDHSVMMAPPSYPYPVPMPVPPGSIPMQPYPYYANQHPAVIPNPCSTYVPFLAPNTIVEQQSTQYISPPLHPGSRSHVSGKQDSKNKSSRESKAQRNEDSNDVATDLELKTPGSSAEQNLSSAQKKSSKSSRKENSFTEGSSLGKCSSSHSVQDSSSSSVVGGRKSTE, encoded by the exons ATGGATTGTACACCTGCTAGAAAGACACAAAAGGCTGACCGAGAAAAGTTAAGGAGGGATCGACTCAATGAACAGTTTGTAGAACTGGGTAACATTTTAG ACCCTGATAGGCCCAAAAACGATAAAGCAACCATTCTAGGCGATACAGTTCAATTGCTGAAGGACCTTACTTCTCAAGTTAGTAAACTAAAAGATGAATATACTATGCTAAATGAAGAGTCTCGTGAG TTGTCTCAGGAGAAAAATGATCTCAGAGAAGAAAAAGCTTCTCTTAAATCAGATATCGAGAATTTGAATAACCAGTATCAGCTTCAACTAAGGACTATGTATCCATGGCCTGCAATGGATCATTCCGTTATGATGGCTCCACCATCATATCCGTATCCAGTCCCAATGCCAGTACCTCCTGGTTCAATTCCCATGCAGCCGTACCCCTACTATGCTAATCAACATCCTGCAGTCATCCCTAACCCGTGTTCAACATATGTTCCTTTTTTAGCCCCGAATACAATTGTGGAACAACAATCCACTCAGTACATATCCCCGCCTCTTCATCCAGGTAGCCGGTCCCATGTATCAGGAAAACAAGACTCCAAAAACAAATCATCGAGGGAGAGCAAGGCTCAAAGAAATGAGGATTCCAATGATGTAGCAACGGACCTTGAGTTGAAGACTCCCGGGTCTTCTGCAGAACAG AATTTATCATCCGCACAAAAAAAATCTAGTAAGTCGTCAAGGAAGGAAAACAGTTTCACAGAAGGTAGTTCATTAGGCAAGTGTTCTTCATCTCACAGTGTTCAGGATAGCTCATCAAGTAGTGTAGTTGGGGGAAGAAAGTCTACTGAATGA
- the LOC123913692 gene encoding transcription factor bHLH121 isoform X2 has translation MFLRPESEVEPMDCTPARKTQKADREKLRRDRLNEQFVELGNILDPDRPKNDKATILGDTVQLLKDLTSQVSKLKDEYTMLNEESRELSQEKNDLREEKASLKSDIENLNNQYQLQLRTMYPWPAMDHSVMMAPPSYPYPVPMPVPPGSIPMQPYPYYANQHPAVIPNPCSTYVPFLAPNTIVEQQSTQYISPPLHPGSRSHVSGKQDSKNKSSRESKAQRNEDSNDVATDLELKTPGSSAEQNLSSAQKKSSKSSRKENSFTEGSSLGKCSSSHSVQDSSSSSVVGGRKSTE, from the exons ATGTTTCTGCGGCCAGAGTCTGAAGTTGAACCAATGGATTGTACACCTGCTAGAAAGACACAAAAGGCTGACCGAGAAAAGTTAAGGAGGGATCGACTCAATGAACAGTTTGTAGAACTGGGTAACATTTTAG ACCCTGATAGGCCCAAAAACGATAAAGCAACCATTCTAGGCGATACAGTTCAATTGCTGAAGGACCTTACTTCTCAAGTTAGTAAACTAAAAGATGAATATACTATGCTAAATGAAGAGTCTCGTGAG TTGTCTCAGGAGAAAAATGATCTCAGAGAAGAAAAAGCTTCTCTTAAATCAGATATCGAGAATTTGAATAACCAGTATCAGCTTCAACTAAGGACTATGTATCCATGGCCTGCAATGGATCATTCCGTTATGATGGCTCCACCATCATATCCGTATCCAGTCCCAATGCCAGTACCTCCTGGTTCAATTCCCATGCAGCCGTACCCCTACTATGCTAATCAACATCCTGCAGTCATCCCTAACCCGTGTTCAACATATGTTCCTTTTTTAGCCCCGAATACAATTGTGGAACAACAATCCACTCAGTACATATCCCCGCCTCTTCATCCAGGTAGCCGGTCCCATGTATCAGGAAAACAAGACTCCAAAAACAAATCATCGAGGGAGAGCAAGGCTCAAAGAAATGAGGATTCCAATGATGTAGCAACGGACCTTGAGTTGAAGACTCCCGGGTCTTCTGCAGAACAG AATTTATCATCCGCACAAAAAAAATCTAGTAAGTCGTCAAGGAAGGAAAACAGTTTCACAGAAGGTAGTTCATTAGGCAAGTGTTCTTCATCTCACAGTGTTCAGGATAGCTCATCAAGTAGTGTAGTTGGGGGAAGAAAGTCTACTGAATGA
- the LOC123913691 gene encoding uncharacterized protein LOC123913691, whose protein sequence is MAYNRNSSVLDGFTLSPLPYPVLLILAVIFIFLGTSWYLSYEEVVETAQEQLGWLLFATPVLLIFIVRLVSSMEDSGWFSGSSVWDSRGRTQQSPSEGSSPWGVAALIVVLLILVQFQSSFLDGWFY, encoded by the coding sequence ATGGCTTACAACAGAAACAGTTCTGTTTTGGATGGATTCACTTTGAGTCCCCTGCCATATCCTGTTCTGCTAATCTTAGCAGTGATCTTCATCTTCCTTGGTACTTCATGGTACCTTTCTTATgaagaagttgttgaaacaGCTCAAGAACAATTGGGTTGGCTTCTATTTGCTACACCAGTGTTGTTAATATTTATAGTTCGTTTGGTATCATCAATGGAAGATTCAGGTTGGTTTTCTGGTTCTTCTGTATGGGACAGTCGCGGGAGAACTCAACAAAGTCCATCAGAAGGTAGCTCTCCTTGGGGTGTGGCTGCTTTGATTGTTGTCTTGTTGATTTTGGTGCAGTTTCAATCCTCGTTTCTTGATGGCTGGTTTTATTGA